One window of the Oceanicaulis sp. genome contains the following:
- a CDS encoding PQQ-dependent sugar dehydrogenase, whose amino-acid sequence MLRLAAATTLASGLALSFAAPGFAQDVIDSQQESFTVTTVAQGLGFPWSLAFLPTGEMLVTERDGALRVIDQEGLRAAPVSGLPEDLVVERQGGMMEIAVAPDFDQTREVYFTYSEGTADANRTVLARARLSEDLSALENVEDLFKVNFEKRRGFHFGGRILFNPDDTLFVTLGDGGMHQDEAQNPANHLGTVVRINRDGSIPADNPTIEGAAPGVYSYGHRNVQGIDRNPETGSVFTHEHGARGGDELNVLQPGANYGWPAVTYGINYNGSVVSLQQENPAFTEPVWYWNPSIAPAGMAFHDGTQFPNWEGDLFVSALAGMALQRLEMDGDRVIGVEPLLTEREERYRDVRVGPDGAIYVLVDDIEGAVLKLEHAPTAREEAFEG is encoded by the coding sequence ATGCTTCGCCTCGCCGCCGCCACGACGCTTGCTTCCGGCCTTGCGCTGAGCTTCGCCGCGCCGGGCTTCGCCCAGGACGTGATCGACAGCCAGCAGGAAAGCTTCACGGTGACGACCGTCGCCCAAGGCTTGGGCTTTCCTTGGTCGCTCGCCTTCCTGCCGACCGGCGAGATGCTGGTGACCGAGCGCGACGGGGCGCTGCGGGTGATCGATCAGGAGGGCCTGCGCGCGGCGCCGGTGAGCGGGCTTCCCGAAGACCTCGTTGTCGAGCGCCAGGGCGGCATGATGGAGATCGCGGTCGCGCCGGACTTCGATCAGACCCGCGAGGTTTACTTCACCTATTCCGAAGGCACGGCGGATGCGAACCGCACCGTGCTCGCCCGCGCCCGGCTGAGCGAGGATCTTAGCGCGCTTGAAAATGTCGAGGACCTCTTCAAGGTCAATTTCGAAAAGCGCCGCGGCTTTCACTTCGGCGGCCGGATCCTGTTCAACCCCGACGATACGCTGTTCGTCACCCTGGGCGACGGCGGGATGCATCAGGACGAAGCGCAGAACCCGGCCAATCATCTGGGCACGGTCGTCCGCATCAATCGCGACGGCTCGATCCCGGCCGACAATCCCACGATCGAAGGCGCTGCGCCGGGCGTTTACAGCTACGGCCATCGCAACGTTCAGGGCATCGACCGCAACCCCGAGACCGGCTCGGTCTTCACCCATGAACACGGCGCGCGCGGCGGCGATGAGCTGAACGTGCTGCAACCCGGCGCGAACTATGGCTGGCCGGCGGTGACCTACGGGATCAATTACAACGGCTCGGTCGTCTCGCTGCAGCAGGAGAACCCTGCCTTCACCGAGCCGGTCTGGTACTGGAACCCCTCCATCGCGCCAGCCGGCATGGCCTTCCATGACGGAACCCAGTTTCCCAACTGGGAGGGCGATCTCTTCGTCTCCGCGCTCGCCGGCATGGCGCTTCAGCGTCTGGAGATGGACGGCGACCGGGTGATCGGGGTCGAGCCGCTCCTGACCGAGCGCGAGGAGCGCTATCGCGACGTGCGCGTGGGCCCTGACGGCGCGATCTACGTGCTGGTCGACGATATCGAGGGCGCGGTGCTGAAGCTCGAACACGCCCCGACCGCGCGCGAAGAAGCATTCGAAGGCTGA
- the def gene encoding peptide deformylase, protein MAVREILTVPDPRLKLVSRPVEGVDDALRDLMDDMVETMYAADGIGLAAIQVGVDKRVIVMDLSEDRNDPRYFVNPVITPLTEDLKPYSEGCLSVPDIYDEVERPARVKVEYLDYDGEKREEIAEGLFAVCIQHEMDHLEGIVFIDYLSRLKRERAVKKVQKLVKTRQVAAE, encoded by the coding sequence ATGGCTGTACGCGAAATCCTCACCGTTCCCGACCCGCGGCTGAAGCTGGTCTCCAGGCCTGTCGAGGGCGTGGACGACGCGCTCCGCGATCTGATGGACGACATGGTGGAGACCATGTACGCGGCGGACGGGATCGGCCTTGCGGCGATCCAGGTCGGCGTGGACAAGCGCGTCATCGTCATGGACCTGTCCGAAGACCGCAACGACCCGCGCTATTTCGTCAATCCGGTGATCACGCCGCTGACCGAGGACCTCAAGCCCTATTCCGAGGGCTGTCTGTCGGTGCCTGACATCTATGACGAGGTCGAGCGCCCCGCCCGGGTGAAGGTCGAGTATCTCGACTATGACGGCGAAAAGCGCGAGGAGATCGCCGAGGGCCTGTTCGCAGTGTGCATCCAGCACGAGATGGACCATCTCGAAGGGATCGTCTTCATCGATTACCTGTCGCGCCTGAAGCGCGAGCGGGCGGTGAAGAAGGTGCAGAAGCTGGTCAAGACCCGCCAGGTCGCCGCGGAATAA
- a CDS encoding YHS domain-containing (seleno)protein, which yields MKHASLLAAAVLAVSGAAALPAQPAFADDLIYTGVFSNTALSGYDPVAYFTEGAPVRGSRAFETEWNGAVWRFASQANLDLFLADPDAYAPQYGGYCAWAMAEGYTAKGDPNFWRIVDGKLYLNFNQDIQDRWEADIPGFIARADANYPAILQD from the coding sequence ATGAAACACGCTTCGCTTCTCGCCGCCGCCGTTCTTGCGGTCTCCGGCGCCGCCGCCCTGCCCGCCCAGCCGGCCTTCGCCGACGATCTGATCTATACTGGGGTCTTCTCGAACACCGCCCTGAGCGGCTACGACCCGGTGGCCTATTTCACCGAAGGCGCGCCGGTGCGCGGCTCGCGCGCGTTCGAGACCGAGTGGAACGGCGCGGTCTGGCGGTTTGCCAGCCAGGCCAATCTAGACCTTTTCCTCGCCGACCCTGACGCCTACGCGCCGCAATACGGCGGATACTGCGCCTGGGCGATGGCCGAGGGCTACACCGCCAAGGGCGACCCGAACTTCTGGAGGATCGTCGACGGCAAGCTCTATCTGAACTTCAACCAGGACATCCAGGACCGCTGGGAAGCCGACATCCCAGGCTTCATCGCACGCGCGGACGCGAACTATCCGGCGATCCTTCAGGACTGA
- a CDS encoding GNAT family N-acetyltransferase translates to MRLFDTALCELGRRDRERWRVLAGESGVQSPYLLPDFADMVDAARGDVRVIVAEENAAPVGYFAFHKPVGGIARPVGAPLSDVQGFASAKPLKVDPGALLDAMGAEALVYDNWLGPAPGRVRERAGSAVIDLSQGADAWRDRRRGLHKSHFKKIAQRRRKAEREFGDVRIVFGDPQGERFAALKAWKSAQYRDSGLADLFETGWTAKVFEAAALRGFGPLRGLTASLYLGGKLAAVETGLVAGGTYHSWTPAYDRAFAAVSPGLLLLEGIIDAAGELGLSRIDLGKGEQAYKAYYTDFETPLSAGRALQPGFAGARVAAWELAEAAGAILPGPLGAAPVKLRRRWAQSAALAPAYAERLKLMAGAFAAAPKRIAA, encoded by the coding sequence ATGCGCCTTTTCGATACAGCTCTTTGCGAACTCGGCCGGCGAGACCGGGAGCGCTGGCGCGTCCTGGCCGGCGAAAGCGGCGTGCAGAGCCCTTACCTGCTGCCTGATTTCGCAGACATGGTGGACGCCGCGCGCGGCGATGTCCGGGTGATCGTCGCTGAAGAAAACGCCGCCCCTGTCGGATATTTCGCGTTTCACAAGCCGGTCGGCGGGATCGCGCGGCCTGTCGGCGCGCCGCTGTCGGACGTTCAGGGTTTCGCCAGCGCCAAGCCGCTGAAGGTCGATCCCGGCGCGCTTCTGGACGCCATGGGCGCGGAGGCGCTGGTCTACGACAACTGGCTCGGCCCTGCGCCCGGCCGGGTGCGTGAGCGCGCCGGCTCGGCTGTGATCGACCTGTCCCAGGGCGCGGACGCCTGGCGCGACCGCCGCCGGGGCCTGCACAAGAGCCACTTCAAGAAGATCGCCCAGCGCCGCCGCAAGGCCGAGCGCGAGTTCGGCGACGTCAGAATCGTCTTCGGTGACCCCCAGGGCGAGCGCTTCGCGGCGCTGAAGGCCTGGAAGAGCGCACAATACCGCGACAGCGGGCTGGCCGACCTGTTCGAAACGGGCTGGACGGCGAAAGTCTTCGAAGCTGCCGCCCTGCGCGGGTTCGGCCCGCTGCGGGGGCTGACCGCCTCGCTTTATCTGGGTGGAAAACTGGCTGCGGTGGAGACGGGCCTCGTCGCGGGCGGGACCTACCATTCCTGGACGCCGGCCTATGACCGGGCGTTCGCCGCGGTGTCGCCGGGCCTGTTGCTGCTCGAGGGGATCATCGACGCGGCGGGAGAGCTCGGCCTCAGCCGGATCGATCTGGGCAAGGGCGAGCAGGCCTACAAGGCCTACTACACCGATTTCGAAACCCCGCTGAGCGCGGGCCGCGCCCTGCAGCCGGGCTTCGCCGGCGCGCGTGTGGCCGCCTGGGAGCTGGCCGAAGCCGCCGGTGCGATCCTGCCCGGACCGCTTGGCGCGGCGCCGGTGAAGCTGCGCCGACGCTGGGCGCAGTCGGCGGCTCTGGCGCCGGCCTACGCCGAGCGGCTGAAGCTGATGGCGGGCGCCTTCGCCGCAGCGCCCAAGCGCATCGCGGCGTAG
- a CDS encoding DUF1611 domain-containing protein, with protein sequence MKLHDIEGPYLLFLGEAGSAEQDVGAKTAEGVYFWRPESCVGQQRLPGANLDLGLPDMTAEEGAAAGAKTLVVGVANRGGRISEAWIPYLLAALEAGMDLASGLHIKLSGIAEVRETAARLGRKLHDVRHWSGPPLPVGEGRVRPGRRVLMIGTDCAVGKNFTALAVEAELKRRGIKASFRATGQTGVLIAGEGIAIDAVPADFISGAVEMLTPPNDPDHWDVVEGQASVLHPSFAGVTTGLVHGARPDAMICCHEAGRTTVRGLPERALPSLTATIEAHLFTARVTNPACRAVGVSVNTRKLSDAEARAAIAAAEAETGLPATDPIRFGAGPLADALIALPAEPA encoded by the coding sequence ATGAAGCTGCACGATATCGAAGGGCCGTATCTTCTGTTCCTGGGCGAGGCCGGATCCGCAGAGCAGGACGTCGGCGCGAAGACCGCCGAGGGCGTCTATTTCTGGCGGCCTGAATCCTGTGTCGGTCAGCAGCGCCTGCCCGGCGCGAACCTCGATCTCGGCCTGCCCGACATGACCGCTGAGGAAGGCGCGGCCGCCGGCGCGAAGACGCTGGTCGTCGGCGTCGCCAACCGGGGCGGGCGGATTTCCGAGGCCTGGATCCCGTATCTTCTCGCCGCGCTCGAAGCGGGGATGGACCTCGCCAGCGGGCTGCACATAAAGCTCTCCGGCATCGCCGAGGTGCGCGAGACCGCCGCCCGGCTCGGCCGGAAGCTGCACGACGTGCGCCACTGGTCAGGCCCGCCGCTGCCCGTGGGCGAGGGCCGGGTCCGGCCGGGCAGGCGCGTGCTGATGATCGGGACCGATTGTGCGGTGGGGAAGAACTTCACCGCGCTCGCGGTCGAGGCTGAACTCAAGCGCCGCGGGATCAAGGCGAGCTTCCGCGCCACGGGGCAGACTGGGGTGCTGATCGCGGGCGAGGGGATCGCCATCGATGCGGTGCCGGCCGATTTCATTTCAGGGGCGGTGGAGATGCTGACTCCGCCTAACGACCCCGATCACTGGGACGTCGTCGAGGGCCAGGCGAGCGTGCTGCATCCGAGTTTCGCCGGGGTGACGACGGGGCTCGTGCACGGCGCACGGCCCGACGCGATGATCTGCTGTCACGAGGCGGGACGCACCACCGTGCGCGGCCTGCCCGAACGCGCGCTGCCGAGCCTCACTGCGACGATCGAAGCCCATCTGTTCACCGCGCGCGTCACCAACCCGGCCTGCCGGGCGGTGGGCGTCAGCGTGAACACCCGCAAGCTGTCAGACGCCGAAGCGCGCGCGGCGATCGCGGCTGCGGAGGCGGAGACCGGCTTGCCGGCCACCGACCCGATCCGCTTCGGCGCCGGGCCTCTGGCGGACGCGCTGATCGCGCTGCCCGCCGAGCCGGCTTGA
- the rmuC gene encoding DNA recombination protein RmuC, giving the protein MGGETIGFWILIGANVLIAAMLIAVLVRRSPEPKFPMGEFQETVTRAVEPIQRGAREDSGALRKELQDSAGAQRESLERKMDNLTDGNARQFKDLREIQSQQLEAFGKLMAERLDAMARQQDELKKTLADQGVALSERLDKKQASIQQQLDQKLRELREENGQKLEQMRQTVDEKLQSTLEKRLGESFKQVSERLETVHKGLGEMQALAGSVGDLKRTLTNVKTRGTWAEVQLGAIIEDMLTPDQFEQNAQIKKGSQERVEFAIRLPGRDEDGTPVLLAVDSKFPTEDYERLMQASERGDPVEVEAAASALEKRIVAFAKDISSKYISPPATPDFAIMYLPTEGLYAEIVRRPGVASRIQNEHRVAITGPSNFAAFLTTLQMGFRTLAIEKRSSEVWQVLGAVKTEFDRFGSVIGKVKKKLQEAGNHLDQVDTRTRVMNRKLKTVEALPDQDTVALLGPMEAEDSDHGLEPDEVGAPRPS; this is encoded by the coding sequence ATGGGCGGGGAAACGATCGGGTTCTGGATTTTGATCGGCGCGAACGTATTGATCGCCGCCATGTTGATCGCCGTTCTGGTGCGGCGGTCGCCGGAACCGAAATTCCCGATGGGCGAGTTTCAGGAAACCGTCACGCGCGCAGTTGAGCCGATCCAGCGCGGCGCTCGTGAAGATTCTGGAGCGCTCCGAAAAGAGCTCCAAGACAGCGCAGGGGCGCAAAGGGAGTCTCTCGAAAGGAAGATGGACAATCTTACTGACGGCAACGCCCGCCAGTTCAAGGATCTCCGTGAAATTCAGTCTCAGCAGCTGGAAGCTTTCGGCAAGTTGATGGCCGAGCGTCTTGATGCGATGGCCCGCCAGCAGGACGAGTTGAAGAAGACGCTCGCCGACCAGGGCGTCGCGCTCTCCGAGCGCCTCGACAAGAAGCAGGCGTCGATCCAGCAGCAACTCGATCAGAAGCTCCGGGAGTTGCGCGAGGAAAACGGCCAGAAGCTAGAGCAGATGCGGCAAACTGTGGACGAGAAGCTCCAGAGCACGCTTGAGAAACGGCTAGGGGAATCGTTCAAGCAGGTTAGCGAGCGGCTTGAGACCGTGCACAAAGGGCTCGGCGAGATGCAGGCGCTCGCAGGGAGCGTCGGCGACCTCAAGCGGACTCTGACGAACGTGAAGACCCGCGGCACCTGGGCGGAAGTCCAGCTGGGCGCGATCATTGAGGACATGCTCACGCCTGATCAGTTCGAACAGAACGCCCAGATCAAGAAAGGCTCGCAGGAGCGGGTCGAGTTCGCGATCCGCTTGCCCGGCCGCGATGAGGATGGAACGCCCGTGCTGCTGGCGGTCGACTCCAAGTTTCCAACCGAGGATTACGAGCGCCTGATGCAGGCATCCGAGCGGGGCGACCCTGTAGAGGTCGAAGCCGCCGCCTCCGCGCTTGAAAAGCGGATCGTGGCTTTCGCAAAAGACATTTCCTCGAAATACATTTCGCCTCCGGCTACGCCGGACTTCGCCATCATGTATCTTCCGACCGAAGGGCTGTACGCCGAGATCGTGCGCCGTCCGGGGGTGGCGTCCCGCATACAGAACGAGCACCGGGTCGCCATTACAGGACCGTCGAATTTCGCCGCTTTCCTGACCACGCTGCAGATGGGTTTCCGGACGCTCGCTATCGAGAAACGTTCCAGCGAGGTCTGGCAGGTTTTGGGTGCTGTGAAGACGGAATTCGACCGGTTCGGGTCGGTGATCGGCAAGGTGAAGAAGAAGCTTCAGGAAGCAGGCAATCACCTCGATCAGGTCGACACGAGGACGCGCGTTATGAACCGCAAGCTTAAGACCGTCGAAGCGCTCCCCGATCAGGACACCGTCGCCCTACTCGGGCCTATGGAGGCCGAGGACAGCGATCACGGGCTGGAACCAGACGAAGTAGGGGCGCCCCGCCCGTCTTGA
- a CDS encoding dipeptide epimerase, with protein MFELSVRVLSRRLKRPFVISTGRRTVQTAVEVRLSSGGVTGAGEASGVSYLGETAETIAAQIEAVRSAIEAGVDRQALLDLLPPGGARFAVDSALWDFEAKTSGRSVAEMIGVDDARAPQLTAFTISLDAPEAMEAAARDASGLGLLKVKLGGKDGRDGERARAVRRGAPEATLIADANAGWTLDNLGEDAEALAEAGFALLEQPLPAGSDEPLDRFDSPLPLCGDESVQSLAELDAAAARYDFINIKLDKCGGLTHALQMRERLRALNKGLFVGCMICGVRAIAPAFLFARDADYVDLDGPLWLAEDEAELTMDARGRLSPPPHRFWGEP; from the coding sequence ATGTTCGAGCTTTCCGTCCGCGTCCTCTCCCGGCGTCTCAAACGCCCCTTCGTCATCTCCACCGGCCGGCGCACCGTGCAGACCGCGGTCGAGGTGCGCCTGAGTTCAGGCGGCGTCACCGGCGCGGGCGAAGCCTCCGGCGTGAGCTATCTCGGCGAGACCGCAGAGACGATCGCGGCCCAGATCGAGGCGGTGCGCAGCGCGATCGAAGCCGGCGTCGACCGCCAGGCGCTGCTTGATCTGCTGCCGCCCGGCGGGGCGCGCTTCGCGGTAGATTCCGCGCTGTGGGATTTCGAGGCGAAGACGTCGGGGCGCTCTGTCGCCGAGATGATCGGCGTCGACGACGCCCGTGCGCCCCAGCTCACCGCTTTCACCATCTCGCTGGACGCGCCCGAGGCGATGGAGGCCGCTGCGCGCGACGCGTCCGGTCTCGGCCTTCTGAAGGTCAAGCTCGGCGGCAAGGACGGGCGGGACGGCGAGCGCGCGCGCGCCGTGCGCCGCGGCGCGCCCGAAGCCACCCTCATCGCTGACGCCAACGCCGGCTGGACGCTCGACAATCTCGGGGAAGACGCGGAGGCGCTGGCCGAGGCCGGCTTCGCCCTGCTCGAACAGCCGCTGCCCGCCGGGTCGGACGAGCCGCTCGACCGGTTCGACAGCCCGCTGCCGCTGTGCGGGGATGAAAGCGTGCAAAGCCTCGCCGAGCTCGACGCGGCCGCGGCGCGCTACGACTTCATCAACATCAAGCTCGACAAGTGCGGCGGGCTCACCCACGCGCTGCAAATGCGCGAGCGCCTGAGAGCGCTGAACAAGGGCCTGTTCGTGGGCTGCATGATCTGCGGGGTGCGGGCGATCGCGCCGGCCTTTCTGTTCGCGCGCGACGCCGACTACGTCGATCTCGACGGCCCGCTCTGGCTGGCTGAGGACGAGGCCGAACTCACCATGGATGCGCGCGGCCGGCTGAGCCCGCCGCCGCACCGGTTCTGGGGCGAACCATGA
- a CDS encoding response regulator transcription factor, protein MRVLLIEDDRATAQGIELMLKSEGFNVYVTDYGEEGVDLGKLYDYDIILLDLNLPDMPGFDVLKTLRVAKVDTPILILSGNADIDNKVRGLGSGADDYMTKPFHKEELIARIHAVVRRSKGHSQSIIKTGDIAVNLDAKTVEVANQRVHLTGKEYQMLELLSLRKGTTLTKEMFLNHLYGGMDEPELKIIDVFICKLRKKLSAATGGDNHIETVWGRGYVLRDPVEEQKAASA, encoded by the coding sequence ATGCGGGTCCTGCTGATCGAAGACGACCGCGCCACGGCGCAGGGAATCGAGCTGATGTTGAAGTCCGAGGGCTTCAACGTGTACGTGACCGATTACGGCGAGGAGGGCGTCGATCTCGGCAAGCTGTATGATTACGACATCATCCTGCTTGATCTGAACCTTCCGGACATGCCGGGCTTCGACGTTCTGAAGACCCTGCGCGTGGCCAAGGTCGACACCCCGATCCTGATCCTCTCGGGCAACGCCGACATCGATAACAAGGTGCGCGGCCTGGGGTCTGGCGCGGACGACTACATGACCAAGCCCTTCCACAAGGAAGAGCTGATCGCGCGGATCCACGCCGTCGTGCGCCGCTCGAAAGGTCACAGCCAGTCGATCATCAAGACCGGCGACATCGCGGTGAACCTGGACGCCAAGACGGTGGAGGTCGCCAATCAGCGCGTCCACCTGACCGGCAAGGAATACCAGATGCTCGAGCTGCTCTCCCTGCGCAAAGGGACCACGCTCACCAAGGAGATGTTCCTCAACCATCTCTATGGCGGCATGGACGAGCCCGAGCTGAAGATCATCGACGTGTTCATCTGCAAGCTTCGCAAGAAGCTCTCGGCGGCGACCGGCGGAGACAACCATATCGAGACCGTCTGGGGCCGCGGCTACGTGCTGCGCGATCCGGTCGAGGAGCAGAAGGCCGCGAGCGCCTAG